Proteins encoded together in one Atribacterota bacterium window:
- a CDS encoding IclR family transcriptional regulator produces MVTPLWRGIRIMEQLAKEGCLTLEELSLETKIPRSSTFRLLNTLEKLGYVERKKDIQGDQWSLGLKVLTLAGQKLSHLDLRQEIRDILEDLARETDEFVQLGVFHNGKVTYIDMVRRPKPLAFFADVGARLPINVSAAGLVLAAFLKEEDLAEVLQTQNLPQNTPYTITAPNELRKLLQKVAAQGYAIDDQMYAIGIRCVAAPVLNHVGQVVAAINITGSVSSMTDEKMGALVRSVKNAARKASLKLGYDLESERPLTGR; encoded by the coding sequence ATGGTAACACCATTATGGCGAGGAATAAGAATTATGGAGCAACTTGCCAAAGAGGGCTGTCTTACCCTGGAGGAACTTTCCTTGGAGACCAAGATTCCCCGGTCCTCAACTTTCCGCCTCCTCAACACTTTGGAGAAACTTGGATATGTGGAGAGGAAGAAAGATATTCAGGGAGACCAGTGGAGCCTGGGGTTAAAAGTTTTAACCTTAGCTGGTCAAAAACTTTCCCATCTTGACTTGCGGCAGGAGATCCGTGATATTCTCGAGGATTTGGCTCGTGAGACGGATGAGTTTGTTCAGCTGGGTGTTTTCCATAACGGAAAAGTGACGTATATCGACATGGTTCGAAGGCCGAAGCCGCTGGCCTTTTTTGCCGATGTTGGTGCCCGGCTTCCTATCAATGTGAGTGCTGCAGGCCTCGTACTCGCTGCGTTCCTCAAAGAGGAGGACCTGGCCGAGGTTTTGCAGACGCAGAATTTACCCCAAAATACGCCATACACCATCACAGCCCCCAATGAATTGCGGAAGTTGCTTCAAAAAGTAGCGGCTCAGGGTTACGCCATCGATGACCAGATGTACGCGATCGGGATTCGATGCGTTGCGGCGCCGGTTTTGAATCACGTGGGACAGGTTGTCGCGGCCATCAATATCACTGGTTCCGTTTCCAGCATGACGGACGAGAAAATGGGGGCGTTGGTTCGGAGTGTCAAGAATGCCGCTCGGAAAGCATCTCTGAAGTTGGGGTACGATTTAGAAAGTGAGCGCCCCCTTACAGGGAGGTGA